The Naumovozyma dairenensis CBS 421 chromosome 3, complete genome genome has a window encoding:
- the HXT5 gene encoding hexose transporter HXT5 (similar to Saccharomyces cerevisiae HXT5 (YHR096C) and HXT3 (YDR345C); ancestral locus Anc_5.396), which yields MSKANPENVAALNSEQRATMNSISSNEKSENQTMPTTGRDSGYGTSAVNPKESLDQDNEDLKTLQKEADEQLESKSKKDLIFVSICCLMVSFGGFIFGWDTGTISGFVNQTDYVRRFGQTRSNGSHYLSNVRMGLLVSIFNVGAAIGGVMLARTGDMWGRRLGLITVVSIYTVGIVIQIASIDKWFQYFIGRIISGLGVGGIAVLAPMLISEVAPKQLRGTLVSCYQLMITLGIFLGYCSNFGTKNYSNSVQWRVPLGLSFAWALFMIGGMLMVPESPRYLVEVGRLEDAKRSLSKTNKVEVNSPFVTLEMEKFEASVEAERLAGTANWNELVTGRPAMFKRTVMGMMIQSLQQLTGANYFFYYGTTIFRAVGLEDSFETSIVLGVVNFVSTFFALYFVDHYGRRTCLLWGCVGMICCYVVYASVGVTRLWPNGQSQPSSKGAGNCMIVFACFFIFCFATTWAPIAYVVTSEIYPLRVRGKAISVATACNCMWGFLISFFTPFITGAINFYYGYVFMGCMVFAYFFVFFLVPETKGLTLEEVNEMYEEGVLPWKSASWVPPSRRDVDYNVEELKTDDRPAYKKIFSKNQSGNEGKPAFYKNIFSRNK from the coding sequence ATGTCTAAAGCAAATCCGGAAAATGTTGCCGCTTTAAATTCGGAACAACGAGCAACAATGAATTCAATCtcttcaaatgaaaaatcgGAAAATCAAACAATGCCCACTACGGGAAGAGACTCCGGGTACGGCACATCTGCGGTTAATCCCAAAGAGTCACTTGACCAAGATAATGAAGACTTGAAAACATTACAAAAGGAAGCTGATGAACAACTTGAAAGTAAATCTAAAAAGGATTTGATCTTTGTGTCAATATGCTGCCTTATGGTTTCATTTGGTGGGTTCATATTTGGTTGGGATACAGGTACTATATCAGGGTTTGTTAACCAAACTGATTATGTTAGAAGGTTTGGACAAACAAGATCAAATGGTTCCCATTATTTAAGTAATGTAAGAATGGGGTTGCTAGTCTCTATTTTCAATGTTGGCGCTGCTATTGGTGGTGTAATGTTAGCAAGAACAGGTGATATGTGGGGCAGAAGATTAGGGTTGATAACAGTGGTTTCAATATATACTGTAGGTATTGTTATTCAAATTGCTTCAATTGATAAATGGTTTCAGTATTTTATTGGAAGAATCATTTCAGGGTTAGGTGTTGGTGGTATTGCCGTTTTAGCCCCCATGTTAATTTCAGAGGTTGCACCTAAACAATTGAGAGGTACATTAGTATCATGTTATCAATTGATGATCACATTAGGTATCTTTTTAGGATACTGTTCCAATTTTGGTACCAAGAATTATTCCAATTCTGTACAATGGAGAGTTCCATTAGGTTTATCTTTTGCATGGGCCCTTTTCATGATTGGAGGTATGCTTATGGTTCCTGAATCTCCCAGGTATTTAGTCGAAGTGGGTCGGTTGGAAGATGCAAAAAGGTCactttcaaaaacaaataaagtTGAGGTAAATTCTCCCTTTGTTACACTAGAAATGGAGAAATTTGAAGCATCAGTCGAAGCTGAACGGTTGGCTGGTACTGCAAATTGGAACGAATTAGTTACAGGTAGACCAGCCATGTTCAAGCGTACAGTTATGGGTATGATGATCCAATCCCTGCAACAATTAACAGGTGcaaattatttcttttattacGGTACAACTATTTTTAGAGCAGTTGGGTTAGAAGATTCCTTTGAAACATCAATCGTCTTAGGGGTTGTCAATTTTGTGTCTACATTCTTTGCTCTATATTTTGTTGATCATTATGGTCGTCGTACCTGCTTACTTTGGGGGTGTGTTGGGATGATTTGCTGCTACGTGGTTTATGCATCAGTTGGTGTAACAAGATTATGGCCTAATGGTCAATCCCAACCATCTTCAAAAGGTGCAGGTAATTGTATGATTGTCTTCGCctgtttctttatattctgTTTCGCCACTACTTGGGCCCCAATTGCATATGTTGTCACATCTGAAATTTATCCATTGAGAGTAAGAGGGAAAGCTATATCAGTGGCTACTGCATGTAACTGTATGTGGGGTTTCTTAATTAGTTTCTTTACGCCATTCATTACGGGTGCAATCAATTTCTATTATGGTTATGTTTTTATGGGTTGTATGGTTTTTGCTTATTTCTTCGTTTTCTTCCTTGTTCCAGAAACAAAGGGATTAACTCTAGAAGAAGTTAATGAAATGTATGAAGAGGGTGTATTGCCTTGGAAGTCGGCATCCTGGGTTCCTCCCTCTAGGAGAGACGTGGATTATAAtgttgaagaattgaagaCCGATGACCGACCAGCATAcaaaaagatattttcaaagaatcaaTCAGGGAATGAAGGTAAACCAGCATTTTATAAAAACATATTTTCAAGAAACAAGTAG
- the NDAI0C01750 gene encoding sugar porter family MFS transporter (similar to Saccharomyces cerevisiae HXT6 (YDR343C) and HXT1 (YHR094C); ancestral locus Anc_5.395), protein MSEAVEHQVDSVAENTPVDVMSPVQSATPSGLSTPSNKADRDDGKEYGEDGEEFEAVAEIPKKPASAYITVSIMCIMIAFGGFVFGWDTGTISGFVAQTDFLRRFGQKHHDGSHYLSKVRMGLVVSIFNIGCAIGGIILSKAGDMYGRKMGLIIVVVIYVVGIIIQIASVKAWYQYFIGRIISGMGVGGIAVLSPMLISEVSPKHLRGTLVSCYQLMITLGIFLGYCTNYGTKNYSNSVQWRVPLGLCFAWAIFMIGGMTKVPESPRYLIEKGLVEEAKRSIALSNKVGVDDPAVMTEVENLQSGVEAERLAGNASWGELFSTNTKIFQRLIMGCMLQSLQQLTGDNYFFYYGTTVFKAVGMEDSFETSIVLGIVNFASTFVGIFLVERYGRRTCLLWGAATMTACMVVFASVGVTRLWPNGKDNGSSKGAGNCMICFTCFYLFCFATTWAPIPFVVNSETFPLRVKSKCMSVAQACNWLWGFLIGFFTPFISGAIDFYYGYVFMGCLCFSYFYVFLFIPETKGLSLEEVNTMWEEGVLPWKSAEWVPPSRRGAEYNAEDMAKDDKPLFKRMFGRK, encoded by the coding sequence atgtcTGAAGCTGTTGAACATCAAGTTGACAGCGTTGCTGAAAATACACCTGTTGACGTTATGTCTCCAGTTCAATCTGCTACTCCATCTGGTCTATCTACTCCATCTAACAAAGCTGATAGAGATGATGGCAAAGAATATGGTGAAGATGGTGAAGAATTCGAAGCTGTTGCTGAAATTCCAAAGAAACCAGCCTCTGCTTACATTACTGTTTCCATTATGTGTATTATGATCGCCTTTGGTGGTTTCGTTTTCGGTTGGGATACTGGTACTATTTCTGGTTTCGTTGCTCAAACTGATTTCTTAAGAAGATTTGGTCAAAAGCATCATGACGGTTCTCATTATTTATCTAAGGTTAGAATGGGTTTAGTTGTCtctattttcaatatcgGTTGTGCCATTGgtggtattattttgtCTAAAGCTGGTGATATGTATGGTCGTAAAATGGGTTTGATTAtcgttgttgttatttACGTTGTTGgtatcatcattcaaattgCTTCCGTTAAGGCTTGGTACCAATATTTCATCGGTAGAATTATTTCCGGTATGGGTGTTGGTGGTATTGCTGTCTTATCCCCAATGTTGATTTCTGAAGTCTCTCCAAAACATTTAAGAGGTACTTTGGTTTCCTGTTACCAATTGATGATTACCTTAGGTATTTTCTTAGGTTACTGTACTAATTACGGTACAAAGAACTATTCTAACTCTGTTCAATGGAGAGTTCCATTAGGTTTATGTTTCGCTTGGGCTATCTTCATGATTGGTGGTATGACCAAGGTTCCAGAATCTCCAAGATACCTAATTGAAAAGGGTTTAGTCGAAGAAGCTAAACGTTCTATCGCTTTATCTAACAAGGTTGGTGTTGATGACCCAGCTGTTATGACTGAAGTTGAAAACTTACAAAGTGGTGTCGAAGCTGAAAGATTAGCTGGTAATGCTTCTTGGGGTGAATTATTCTCTACTAACACCAAAATTTTCCAACGTTTAATTATGGGTTGTATGCTTCAATCTTTACAACAATTGACTGGTGATAACTATTTCTTCTACTACGGTACTACTGTTTTCAAGGCTGTTGGTATGGAAGATTCCTTTGAAACTTCTATTGTTTTAGGTATTGTCAATTTCGCTTCTACTTTCGTTGGTATTTTCTTAGTCGAAAGATACGGTCGTCGTACTTGTTTATTATGGGGTGCTGCTACCATGACTGCTTGTATGGTTGTCTTCGCTTCTGTTGGTGTCACTAGATTATGGCCAAACGGTAAAGACAACGGTTCTTCCAAGGGTGCTGGTAACTGTATGATTTGTTTCACTTGTTTCTATTTATTCTGTTTCGCTACTACATGGGCTCCAATTCCTTTCGTTGTTAACTCTGAAACTTTCCCATTGAGAGTCAAGTCTAAGTGTATGTCTGTTGCTCAAGCTTGTAACTGGTTGTGGGGTTTCTTGATTGGTTTCTTCACTCCATTTATTAGTGGTGCTATTGATTTCTACTACGGTTACGTTTTCATGGGTTGTCTATGTTTCTCATACTTCTACGTCTTCTTATTCATTCCAGAAACCAAGGGTTTAAGTTTGGAAGAAGTCAATACCATGTGGGAAGAAGGTGTCTTACCATGGAAGTCTGCTGAATGGGTCCCACCTTCTAGAAGAGGTGCTGAGTACAATGCCGAAGACATGGCCAAGGATGACAAACCATTATTTAAGAGAATGTTTGGTAGAAAGTAA